AATTTGCGCAGCGTAATCGGCTTACCCGCTGGCTGGTACATGCATTGCTTGATCGCCCACGGGCCAGTGCTGTGGCATTAGCGGTGATGCCGCGGGTAGCACTCCTGGCCCACCGTCTGCTGGGAGAACGAGGGAGTCGTCCGATCTACAGCGCCATATTCAACCTCCGTTACTACCAGGGCGTGGCCGATGAATTAGGTGGACGTGATCATTTCTTAACAGCGCAACAGGTGATGAAAACGGCTCAGACCTGAAGGAGTGACCGATGATCGATCTCTTTCTGCAAGATGTACGACGTTGGGTGATTCCTGGACAGATTAGCACAGAACCGCTGCGCCTGCGCCAGATTTTGCGTCTGTTGCTTACTCATCTTCCTCTACGGGCAATGCTCTGGTTTCGCTTCGGTTCGTGGTGTAAGCAGCGTGGGATTCCGTTCATTCCCGGCTACGTTCAGCGTCGAATCTATCGACGATACGGATTGGAGATTGTGGTTGGGGCCGATATTGGGGGTGGTTTATACATCGCTCACCCGGTAGGCACCGTTATTGCGCCGCAGCGGATGGGGCGCAATTGTTCGGTCATCGCTGCGGTGACGATTGGGATGCGTAATGAGTGGAAGTTTCCTGTCATTGGCGATGACGTCTTCATTGGTGCTGGTGCCCGGGTGCTGGGTGGAATCACCGTTGGTGATAGGGCACAGATTGGGGCAAATGCAGTTGTGATTCGTGATGTGCCGGCCGGTGCAACCGTCGTTGGGATTCCGGCACGAGTGGTAAAGAGTGGGGCTGAATTGGCTAATAGTACAGTGTTTGATTAGATGCCTCTTCAGTCACAATCAATGCCGTAGGATTGTTTTGATGATACGTGGCCTCTTCATCCTGGAACAACATCTCGGCCATCAAACATACGCCGAAAACCTGCGTTTTGGTCTGGCCTATCAGGAGGAAATTGATCCCTGCTGGGCGGCAATAACGTATGCAGGGAATGGCTGGCTTGCGCGTCTGCCGTTGCCACAACATTTACGAGGGACGCTGCGCGGGAGACAACAGGTTCGGCATATGCTTCGTACCACCCGGTATGACGTTGCCCTGTTCAATACCCAGGTGCC
This genomic window from Chloroflexus aurantiacus J-10-fl contains:
- a CDS encoding serine O-acetyltransferase, which gives rise to MIDLFLQDVRRWVIPGQISTEPLRLRQILRLLLTHLPLRAMLWFRFGSWCKQRGIPFIPGYVQRRIYRRYGLEIVVGADIGGGLYIAHPVGTVIAPQRMGRNCSVIAAVTIGMRNEWKFPVIGDDVFIGAGARVLGGITVGDRAQIGANAVVIRDVPAGATVVGIPARVVKSGAELANSTVFD